One Anas platyrhynchos isolate ZD024472 breed Pekin duck chromosome 2, IASCAAS_PekinDuck_T2T, whole genome shotgun sequence DNA segment encodes these proteins:
- the SOX17 gene encoding transcription factor SOX-17 translates to MSSPDAGYASSEDQAQGRCSLPIMMPAVGPCPWAEALSPLGEAKAKSEAAPSGPSGGRSKSEARIRRPMNAFMVWAKDERKRLAQQNPDLHNAELSKMLGKSWKALSLAEKRPFVEEAERLRVQHMQDHPNYKYRPRRRKQVKRLKRVESGFLQHGLAEAAAAAAAAGPGSEGGGGGRMCAESLGLPYGEQGYAAGPGGGHYRDCPPLGAAFDGYGLPTPDPSPLDAADSEAPFFAAGLPEEGGPGPYGSYGPQAAGEYPAAAAGESPSGAALRRHLAAGEPLGPAGSLQGLLGCPAPLHAYYGQMCQPPGPGRGPPPVLPPVLPPVLPLPSGGQPSPPPEAAPCREALEHLPQDELLGEVDRAEFEQYLRFACKAELGLPLAGHDAAEGLSAGPISAAVSDASSAVYYCGYPDG, encoded by the exons ATGAGCAGCCCCGATGCGGGCTACGCCAGCAGCGAGGACCAGGCGCAGGGGCGGTGCTCGCTGCCCATCATGATGCCGGCCGTGGGCCCCTGCCCGTGGGCAGAGGCGCTGAGCCCGCTGGGCGAGGCGAAGGCGAAGAGCGAGGCGGCGCCGTCGGGGCCGTCGGGCGGGCGGAGCAAGAGCGAGGCGCGGATCCGGCGGCCCATGAACGCCTTCATGGTGTGGGCCAAGGACGAGCGCAAGCGGCTGGCGCAGCAGAACCCGGACCTGCACAACGCCGAGCTCAGCAAGATGCTGG GTAAATCGTGGAAGGCGCTGTCGCTGGCGGAGAAGCGGCCGTTCGTGGAGGAGGCGGAGCGGCTGCGGGTGCAGCACATGCAGGACCACCCCAACTACAAGTACCGGCCGCGGCGACGGAAGCAGGTGAAGCGCCTGAAGCGGGTGGAGAGCGGCTTCCTGCAGCACGGCctggcggaggcggcggcggctgcggcggcggccgggccgggcagcgagggcggcggcggcggcaggatGTGCGCCGAGAGCCTGGGGCTGCCCTACGGCGAGCAGGGCtacgcggcggggccgggcggcggccaCTACCGGGACTGCCCGCCGCTGGGCGCCGCCTTCGACGGCTACGGGCTGCCGACGCCGGACCCGTCGCCGCTGGACGCGGCGGACAGCGAGGCGCCCTTCTTCGCGGCGGGGCTGCCGGAGGAGGGCGGCCCGGGGCCCTACGGCAGCTACGGCCCGCAGGCGGCCGGCGAGtacccggcggcggcggccggggagAGCCCGTCGGGGGCCGCGCTGCGGCGGCACCTGGCCGCCGGCGAGCCGCTGGGGCCGGCCGGCTCGTTgcaggggctgctgggctgcccgGCGCCGCTGCACGCCTACTACGGGCAGATGTGCCAGCCGCCGGGCCCGGGGCGCGGCCCCCCGCCCGTGCTGCCCCCGGTGCTGCCGCCGGTGCTGCCGCTGCCGTCGGGGGGGCAGCCGTCGCCCCCGCCCGAGGCGGCGCCGTGCCGGGAGGCGCTGGAGCACTTGCCGCAGGACGAGCTGCTGGGCGAGGTGGACCGCGCCGAGTTCGAGCAGTACCTGCGCTTCGCCTGCAAGGccgagctggggctgcccctggcCGGCCACGACGCCGCCGAGGGGCTCTCGGCCGGGCCCATCTCCGCCGCCGTGTCGGACGCCAGCAGCGCCGTCTACTACTGCGGCTACCCCGACGGCTGA